ATGAAACATCTGGCCATTAATATCTGTGCAATAGGGAAATGTGCCAAGGGTAAGGCCCGCAAACGAAATATGGCCCAAACAGGCGATGCTATTTGCGTTACAGGTTATCTCGGCGATTCTGCAGGCGGACTGCAAGTTTTGCTAAATAAATTAACTTCGTCTGCCAACCACGATTATTTGCTTCTCAGGCATCACCTCCCTGAGCCCAGGCTTAAAGAGGGTCTGTTGCTTGCCGGCGATCCTGCAGTCCATGCCATGATGGACATTTCGGATGGCATTGCCTCCGACCTGAAACATATCCTAAAGGCTTCCGGCGTTTCGGCAAAAATCCAGACAGAGCTGTTGCCACTATCCAGACAATTGATTCAGACCGCCAAAGAACAGGACTGGAATGCCCTAGAACTTGCTGTTGGCGGAGGTGAAGATTATGAACTTTTATTTACCGTTGAAGAAAACAAATTTGATTCACTGAATAAAAAATTTCAAAACGAATTGGGCAAACCCATCATAAAAATAGGCCAAATCCTTCCCGGGAACCCGGAAATCCTGTGGTTTGAGGGAGATAAAGAAATTCATCTTTCACGTTCCGGCTTTAACCACTTTCAGTGATTCGAGGAATCTTTATATTTTCCCAGGACACTAATAATATAAAATACCAGGAAAAATTAATTGCATATATCAATTAATTATATCTTTGTGCCGAAAATAAATTATCAGGAATGGAAAACCAAAATTTGCCAGTCGGATTTATTATTGGCGGAATGATGAAAGCCATGTTCAGGGTGTTAAAAAGAAGAACTTTTGAATTGACTGAGACCAAGTTGACCATCGAACAATTTGGCTTGCTTTTTAACATAAAACGTGAAGGCGATGACATCATTCAAAAAGAAATGGCTGATATCATGGGAAAAGATCCTTCATCAATGTTAAGAATGATTGATTCTTTGGAGAAAAAAGAACTGATCAAAAGAGTTGTAGACACCAATGACCGGAGAAAAAACAAAATTTTGATCACCGAAAAGGGTGAAAAAACCATAAAACAATATTTAAAAATCGAGATGTCATTGAGTAATGAGTTAATTAATGACATTCCGGCCTCTGATCTGGAAGCCTTTCACAGGGTAATCAACCACATTAAGAACAAAGCAGAAAAAATGTAATTTTTTATCCTTATAATTGATATTGTCAATAATCTATAATAATCAATTATTGACGATAAACAATAATTATAATAAAAATAAGTTTCTATTGAAAAATCAGCCAACTCAAACTGTTGAAAAATTAATGGTGATGCAAAATATTAAATTATGAACTGGAAAAAAATTTTAATTGAAGGAATTATACTTATTGTATGCCTAAGTGCATGTAAAAACAAGCGAAATTTAGCAGATCAGGCTGAACAGGTCCAATCCTACCCTACTGCTGTTTTATCCCTACAAAATATTGAGCTGGAATCCGTTTATCCTGCTGTGATCAAGGGCCAGGAAGATATAGACATCAAACCCAGAGTTGATGGCTTTATTGAACATGTTTATGTTGACGAAGGTTCGATTGTTAAAAGAGGGCAAACACTTTTCAGCATCAATTCCCCATCTTCCTTACAAAATATTGAAAGTGCAAAGGCAAATTACAATACCGCCAAACTGGATGTGGAAAGGATGCGCCCTTTGGCTGACAAAGGGATCATCAGCCAGGTCAGGCTGAATGAATACGAAAATGCACTGGCTTCCGCCCAGGC
This window of the Bacteroidota bacterium genome carries:
- a CDS encoding AIR synthase-related protein encodes the protein MKHLAINICAIGKCAKGKARKRNMAQTGDAICVTGYLGDSAGGLQVLLNKLTSSANHDYLLLRHHLPEPRLKEGLLLAGDPAVHAMMDISDGIASDLKHILKASGVSAKIQTELLPLSRQLIQTAKEQDWNALELAVGGGEDYELLFTVEENKFDSLNKKFQNELGKPIIKIGQILPGNPEILWFEGDKEIHLSRSGFNHFQ
- a CDS encoding MarR family transcriptional regulator, encoding MENQNLPVGFIIGGMMKAMFRVLKRRTFELTETKLTIEQFGLLFNIKREGDDIIQKEMADIMGKDPSSMLRMIDSLEKKELIKRVVDTNDRRKNKILITEKGEKTIKQYLKIEMSLSNELINDIPASDLEAFHRVINHIKNKAEKM